One genomic window of Elaeis guineensis isolate ETL-2024a chromosome 2, EG11, whole genome shotgun sequence includes the following:
- the LOC105036361 gene encoding indole-3-acetate beta-glucosyltransferase-like yields MAHVLVLPYPMQSHINPMLQFAKRLAIKGPRTTLVLTHFIINTVDVEAGPVHVEPISDGHDEGGMQSAVTLEDYFQKLDEFGSKTLEELILAHENSGIPFTCMIYDSFVPWGLAVAKKLGLPAIAFSTQSCAVSAIYYYVNEGKLDAPGVQAIESLEGLPPMERSDFPSFAFRNGSYPTLTAYALNQFKMEKDDWVLFNSFDELESEHAERWSVGSPMVRTRHCRMRVESMDGIHLRMDGHPRAWPV; encoded by the exons ATGGCCCATGTCTTGGTGCTCCCTTACCCCATGCAAAGCCACATTAACCCCATGCTCCAGTTCGCCAAGCGCCTGGCCATCAAGGGCCCCCGGACCACCCTCGTCCTCACCCACTTCATCATCAACACCGTCGATGTCGAGGCTGGCCCGGTCCACGTCGAGCCCATCTCCGACGGCCACGACGAAGGCGGCATGCAGTCCGCCGTCACCCTCGAAGACTACTTCCAAAAGCTTGACGAGTTCGGCTCCAAGACCCTCGAGGAGCTGATCCTGGCCCACGAGAACTCTGGCATTCCCTTCACCTGCATGATTTACGACAGCTTTGTGCCTTGGGGTCTCGCGGTGGCCAAGAAGCTCGGCCTACCGGCGATAGCTTTCTCGACGCAGTCATGCGCCGTGAGTGCTATTTACTACTATGTGAATGAAGGGAAGCTTGATGCCCCCGGGGTGCAAGCTATTGAGTCTTTGGAGGGTTTGCCGCCGATGGAGAGATCGGATTTCCCTTCATTTGCTTTCAGGAATGGATCATACCCGACCCTCACTGCATACGCACTGAATCAGTTCAAGATGGAGAAGGATGACTGGGTCCTCTTCAATTCTTTCGATGAGTTAGAGAGCGAG CATGCCGAGCGATGGAGCGTGGGATCGCCCATGGTGCGCACGCGGCACTGCAGGATGCGCGTTGAATCCATGGATGGCATCCATCTTAGGATGGACGGTCATCCACGGGCATGGCCTGTGTGA